A window of Xyrauchen texanus isolate HMW12.3.18 chromosome 10, RBS_HiC_50CHRs, whole genome shotgun sequence contains these coding sequences:
- the LOC127650252 gene encoding uncharacterized protein LOC127650252 → MLECNPDWAPSLYLGHTEVKATNTDRFKWFRRRATSSQQQQPPSLGTDNTGPEAELEAHMNQPLSPGTDHTGPEAELEAHMNQPPSPGTDHTGPELDNAAPLYPDNTTPATSKKQNTENCGFLQKLSPGDLVLADRGFDIKESVALVGATLKIPAFTRGHHQLNAKNVEQTRKLAHVRIHMERVIGCMRSKFNILNDTIRLGFVVSCEGEDKTAG, encoded by the exons atgttggagtgtaATCCTGACTGGGCCCCTTCTCTGTACCTCGGCCATACTGAGGTCAAAGCTACGAACACAGACCGGTTCAAGTGGTTTAGGAGAAGAGCGACGAGTTCACAACAACAGCAACCCCCATCGCTAGGCACTGACAACACTGGTCCTGAGGCTGAGTTGGAAGCTCACATGAATCAACCTCTATCGCCAGGCACTGACCACACTGGTCCTGAGGCTGAGTTGGAAGCTCACATGAATCAACCTCCATCGCCAGGCACTGACCACACTGGTCCTGAGTTGGATAATGCAGCACCTTTATACCCAG ACAACACTACACCTGCAACCAGTAAAAAGCAGAACACCGAGAACTGTGGCTTTCTTCAGAAGCTCTCGCCTGGAGACCTAGTGTTAGCGGACCGTGGATTTGATATTAAAGAAAGTGTTGCCCTTGTGGGTGCTACACTGAAAATACCTGCCTTCACCAGGGGCCATCACCAACTTAATGCAAAAAATGTGGAACAGACCAGGAAGTTAGCTCATGTCAGGATCCACATGGAGCGAGTGATAGGGTGTATGCGCTCTAAGTTTAACATATTAAATGACACAATACGCCTGGGATTTGTGGTGTCTTGTGAGGGGGAGGATAAAACTGCTGGATAA